In Fibrobacter succinogenes, a genomic segment contains:
- a CDS encoding TIGR02147 family protein, with amino-acid sequence MKSVTEYKEYREYVLDYYRERKRCSAFTWREFAKLAGFASGSYLKLVCDGKTRLREEGAKKTGLAMGLLGYELDYFVLLVRYESAKTEQEKKKCFEEMQALGEVNRVRILGSEMYTYYETWKHSVVRELAVAMPGAKPIEIAKVCKPAISAADVSESLRFLVKSGLLKRDIKGNYHQTNASLSTGNLNVVAVAVHSQLRQMGELALEALDKLPISERHFSGITMGMTDECYKKVVEELAECRKRIVSIVSANKSIEKVCRLNMQLFPLTENIHGRAVAPNAQNSYGPQK; translated from the coding sequence ATGAAGTCTGTAACTGAATATAAGGAATACCGCGAATATGTGCTGGATTACTATCGCGAACGCAAACGTTGCTCGGCGTTTACCTGGCGCGAATTTGCAAAATTGGCCGGGTTTGCCTCGGGGTCGTACCTGAAACTTGTTTGTGACGGCAAAACGCGTTTGCGCGAAGAAGGCGCTAAGAAAACTGGCCTTGCGATGGGCTTGCTTGGCTATGAACTGGATTATTTTGTTTTGTTGGTGCGGTACGAAAGCGCAAAGACGGAGCAGGAAAAGAAGAAGTGTTTTGAGGAAATGCAGGCGCTTGGCGAAGTGAACCGCGTGAGAATCCTCGGTAGCGAAATGTACACTTACTACGAGACTTGGAAGCATTCCGTTGTCCGTGAATTGGCGGTCGCGATGCCGGGCGCGAAACCGATCGAAATTGCCAAGGTGTGCAAACCTGCGATTTCTGCGGCGGATGTCAGCGAAAGCTTGCGGTTCTTGGTAAAGTCCGGACTCTTAAAGCGCGATATCAAGGGCAACTACCACCAGACTAATGCTTCGCTATCGACAGGAAATTTGAATGTGGTAGCCGTGGCGGTGCATTCGCAATTGCGCCAAATGGGCGAGCTTGCGCTTGAGGCTTTGGACAAATTGCCTATCTCGGAACGCCACTTTAGCGGCATCACGATGGGCATGACGGATGAATGCTACAAGAAGGTCGTGGAAGAATTGGCGGAGTGCCGTAAGCGCATTGTGTCGATTGTATCTGCGAATAAGAGCATAGAAAAAGTTTGTCGCTTGAATATGCAACTTTTCCCGCTGACGGAAAATATTCATGGCCGTGCGGTAGCGCCAAATGCGCAAAATAGTTATGGACCGCAAAAGTAA
- a CDS encoding FISUMP domain-containing protein, translated as MKMKMSRFFEFLTIVSMLCACSDVGKTAGTDEQSEGVFAVKDREIAGVTQKGPFLVGSSVTIQELNRVTLVQTGRSFKTSVKSDQGDFVLRGVSLVSPYALLEVNGYYFNEVSWEKSEGMVTLNALTDLTDRNHVNVNVLTHLMVDRVLRLVQKEGKSFTEAKKQAEEEALALFGIEGGLEKSEDMDLFAGEGREFLAALSVMMQRNGAMADLSERLALAALSFEKNEGFGAEMVDWTFETEYDYFEKGLYHESGELGFEKNILYKVSRNMESWIQGWNSEKFVNYMYDFWAQNFGLGKCDEKNDEEIRKNINEQSKYYGVVFRCDGDNKRWIWGGYRKKSDSTNVEIIDLRDGTIYKTLRIGNVTWMAENLRYGKSRQNIRKNGNLYRRDSALSACPKGFRLPRYSEAENLLQQYGGAGKNAADSLLAKNGFNAILGDDGTLALWISTKGLYFEDSTSSYYSQNGFVLWIDSSIADIREFDFYSDRSRALVRCVIDSVQVSDEPKQYSADKYIIDARDNEKYRFTEINGKYWMAENLRYKAAVTKDSICGHDECYYICGDEGCFYSWYEAVGSDSTHDVCPESWHLPSQFEWNEMLTFVADRIDSSWGRWDPLWKYYDIGYRLGSFRDWNKDDFVLQEVDNLYDFSVKPVGLIRSDLYYDEVRTEFWTSSDTLIVDAGYADADEGGLLISLEERSMSMKASLLAENKLNRCPVRCVKD; from the coding sequence ATGAAGATGAAAATGAGTCGCTTTTTTGAATTTTTGACGATTGTATCCATGCTTTGTGCATGCTCCGATGTTGGTAAGACTGCTGGTACTGATGAACAGAGCGAAGGCGTGTTCGCTGTGAAGGATCGTGAAATCGCGGGCGTTACACAGAAGGGGCCCTTCTTGGTGGGTTCTTCGGTGACGATTCAAGAATTGAACCGCGTAACGTTAGTTCAGACTGGAAGAAGTTTTAAGACGAGTGTAAAAAGTGACCAAGGCGATTTCGTGCTCAGAGGTGTGAGCTTGGTTTCACCTTATGCTTTGTTAGAAGTGAATGGTTATTATTTCAATGAAGTTTCCTGGGAAAAATCTGAGGGAATGGTTACTTTGAATGCCCTTACGGATTTAACTGACCGTAATCATGTGAATGTGAATGTATTGACTCATTTGATGGTTGACCGTGTTCTCCGCTTGGTACAAAAAGAAGGAAAATCTTTTACAGAGGCAAAAAAACAGGCCGAAGAGGAAGCCCTTGCTTTGTTTGGTATTGAAGGTGGTCTAGAAAAATCTGAAGATATGGATTTGTTTGCCGGAGAAGGGCGTGAATTCTTGGCTGCATTGAGTGTGATGATGCAGAGGAATGGCGCAATGGCGGATCTCTCAGAACGGCTTGCGTTGGCTGCACTTTCATTTGAGAAAAATGAAGGATTTGGGGCGGAAATGGTAGACTGGACTTTTGAAACTGAATATGATTATTTTGAAAAAGGTCTCTATCATGAATCTGGTGAATTAGGCTTTGAGAAAAATATCTTATATAAAGTATCTAGAAATATGGAATCATGGATACAGGGGTGGAATAGTGAAAAATTTGTGAACTATATGTATGATTTTTGGGCGCAGAATTTTGGTCTTGGTAAGTGCGATGAAAAAAATGATGAAGAAATCCGCAAAAATATAAACGAACAAAGTAAGTATTATGGAGTGGTATTTAGATGTGATGGGGATAATAAACGATGGATATGGGGTGGATATCGAAAAAAATCTGATTCGACGAATGTGGAAATTATTGATTTACGAGATGGGACGATATATAAGACATTACGTATAGGGAATGTTACTTGGATGGCGGAAAATTTGCGATATGGAAAATCTCGTCAAAATATCAGAAAAAATGGAAATTTATATAGACGTGATTCTGCTTTGTCAGCATGCCCTAAGGGTTTCCGATTGCCGCGATATAGTGAGGCTGAAAATTTATTGCAACAGTATGGAGGCGCTGGAAAAAATGCCGCCGATTCTTTGCTTGCCAAGAATGGCTTTAATGCAATACTAGGAGACGATGGAACCTTGGCATTGTGGATTTCGACGAAAGGTCTTTATTTTGAAGATAGTACTAGCTCATATTATTCTCAAAATGGATTTGTTTTATGGATTGATTCTTCGATAGCTGATATTAGAGAGTTTGATTTTTATAGCGACAGAAGCCGAGCTTTAGTTCGTTGTGTTATTGATTCTGTACAGGTGAGTGATGAACCGAAACAGTATAGCGCTGATAAATACATAATAGATGCACGTGATAACGAAAAGTATCGTTTTACAGAAATCAATGGTAAATATTGGATGGCTGAAAATCTGCGTTATAAAGCGGCCGTGACGAAAGATTCAATATGCGGTCATGATGAATGCTATTATATATGCGGTGATGAAGGCTGTTTTTATTCGTGGTACGAGGCTGTTGGTTCTGATTCTACTCATGATGTGTGCCCCGAAAGTTGGCATCTCCCTAGTCAATTTGAATGGAATGAAATGCTAACATTCGTTGCGGATCGTATAGACAGCTCTTGGGGCAGATGGGATCCGTTGTGGAAATACTATGATATTGGATATAGATTGGGTAGTTTTAGAGACTGGAATAAAGACGATTTTGTTCTTCAGGAGGTGGATAATCTGTACGATTTCAGTGTTAAACCTGTAGGATTGATTAGATCTGATTTGTATTACGATGAAGTAAGGACTGAATTTTGGACAAGCTCTGATACTTTGATTGTGGATGCTGGTTATGCTGATGCTGATGAGGGTGGCTTGCTGATTTCTTTGGAAGAAAGATCAATGAGCATGAAAGCTTCTTTATTGGCTGAAAATAAGCTAAACCGTTGTCCTGTTCGTTGCGTAAAAGATTAA